Proteins encoded by one window of Cryomorphaceae bacterium:
- the yidD gene encoding membrane protein insertion efficiency factor YidD, producing the protein MKWLNWLFIFPVRVYQYTLSPLLGNTCRHQPSCSQYTIEAIQTWGPLRGIWLGAKRIAKCHPWGTHGYDPVPPRPKNKD; encoded by the coding sequence ATGAAGTGGTTGAACTGGCTTTTCATTTTTCCGGTGCGGGTGTATCAGTACACCCTTTCTCCCCTGCTCGGCAATACCTGCCGCCACCAGCCCTCATGTTCGCAATACACCATTGAGGCGATTCAAACCTGGGGACCTTTGAGAGGAATCTGGCTGGGCGCGAAACGCATTGCCAAATGCCACCCCTGGGGCACCCACGGCTATGACCCTGTACCGCCACGACCCAAAAACAAAGATTAA